In the genome of Vicia villosa cultivar HV-30 ecotype Madison, WI linkage group LG7, Vvil1.0, whole genome shotgun sequence, one region contains:
- the LOC131618985 gene encoding uncharacterized protein LOC131618985, giving the protein MPFTKYEQEGVHTLLQFYNPSLRCFTFTDYLLVPTLEEYSLFLGVPIKKEVPYYGTMKAPDSIEIAKALYLSKSVVEANLTKKGGGLGFCMEFLVKRGCEAAEAKEWDTFRAILALGIYGIMMFSNISNFVDMNAIHMFILQNPVPTLLRDVYHSIHHKSSQKGGLVKFCAPLLYRWFRSHFPERGAFVDNRHTSKWAERIMGLRAKDIVWHNRSLDDMEVIMSCGKFKNVPLMGLRGGINYNPVLARRTFGYAFVSPPEQTEITENIFYHSATDSGQMAEAVQAWKSICWRDKKHFGQRDCATYEDYTKWVESVVAVQGMPFPPKDPLYPPAGKQPNIVSMPRYNRTVEQNRKLTEQVETMQVKMNTARGSTSQKRPRVTIDPKSTESQEKKLKEHYEAQLADLTERLQIQTKEANSERARRKKADKLLLERQGTLEKCYEEIRKLKGQVEEKGQGSTQAQEEARCWELKNRYMETMYFRKDLLIQEIIKRPTRAETKNLFEEMKTWSYKNIGDSPLRHLDMGDPA; this is encoded by the exons atgccgttcaccaaGTACGAGCAAGAGGGAGTTCATACTTTGCTTCAGTTCTATAATCCTTCCCTTCGCTGCTTCACGTTCACCGACTATCTTTTGGTTCCAACATTGGAAGAGTATTCCCTATTTCTTGGCGTTCCTATAAAGAAGGAAGTACCATACTATGGCACCATGAAGGCCCCTGATTCCATTGAAattgctaaggctctttatttgagcaaatcGGTCGTGGAAGCAAATCTCACTAAGAAGGGAGGAGGTCTTGGTTTTTGCATGGAGTTTCTGGTCAAAAGGGGTTGTGAGGCTGCTGAAGCAAAGGAATGGGACACATTTAGGGCTATCCTGGCTCTAGGTATCTATGGTATCATGATGTTCTCGAACATTTCTAACTttgttgacatgaatgcaatTCATATGTTCATTCTGCAGAATCCGGTTCCTACACTTTTGAGGGATGTTTATCACTCCATTCATCACAAGAGTAGTCAGAAGGGAGGTCTGGTTAAATTCTGTGCTCCGTTGCTATATCGTTGGTTCAGGTCACATTTTCCTGAGCGTGGCGCTTTCGTTGATAATAGGCACACATCTAAGTGGGCTGAGAGGATTATGGGGCTTAGGGCCAAAGATATTGTCTGGCACAACAGATCCTTAGATGACATGGAAGTTATTATGAGTTGCGGAAAGTTCAAAAATGTACCTCTCATGGGTCTTAGAGGTGGAATCAACTATAATCCCGTCCTGGCTAGGAGAACGTTTGGATACGCTTTTGTAAGTCCTCCTGAACAAACAGAGATTACTGAGAATATTTTCTATCATTCAGCCACTGACAGTGGGCAGATGGCAGAAGCTGTACAAGCCTGgaagagtatttgttggagagataAGAAACATTTTGGTCAGCGAGATTGTGCTACTTATGAGGATTATACTAAGTGGGTCGAATCTGTGGTTGCTGTTCAAGGGATGCCCTTCCCTCCCAAGGATCCTTTATACCCCCCTGCTGGTAAACAACCCAACATTGTCTCCATGCCTCGTTATAATCGAACTGTTGAGCAAAATCGAAAGTTGACTGAACAGGTGGAAACAATgcaagttaagatgaatactgctag AGGAAGTACTTCTCAGAAAAGGCCAAGAGTGACTATAGACCCTAAATCTACTGAATCTCAAGAGAAGAAGCTGAAAGAACATTACGAGGCTCAGTTGGCAGATTTGACTGAAAGACTCCAGATTCAGACTAAAGAAGCCAATTCAGAAAGGGCTCGTCGAAAGAAAGCAGACAAACTCTTGTTGGAACGCCAAGGAACCTTAGAAAAGTGCTATGAAGAAATCCGAAAGCTGAAGGGTCAAGTAGAAGAAAAAGGTCAAGGTAGTacccaagctcaagaggaagccagATGTTGGGAGTTAAAGAACCGCTACATGGAAACAATGTATTTCAGAAAGGACCTGCTGATTCAAGAAATCATTAAGAGGCCAACCCGTGCTGAGACTAAAAAtctttttgaagaaatgaagacctgGAGCTATAAGAACATTGGAGACAGCCCCCTTCGtcatttggacatgggagatcctgcTTAG